Genomic DNA from Jejubacter calystegiae:
CCGGGTCAACTGCGGAGTATCCACTTCCACAAACTTCAGATGCTTAGGATTGACAGTAATGTCCAGGGTCGTGGGCAGGAAGCCAACATCCTCTTTCAGCTTAATCAGCCCTTTCGCTTCCAGCAGCAGCAGACTACGCCCCAGAGTCGTGGCTTCGTTGGAGATAGTCACCGTCGCGCCGTCCGGCAGCTCAGACAGGTTTTTCAGTTTCTTCGAATAGCCTGCGATGGGGTAAACGAAGGTGTTGGTCAGGATCGCGAACTGATAGCCGCGCTCTTTCGACTGATCCTCCAGGTAAGGAATGCTCTGGAAGGCGTTGGCGTCCACGTCTTTATTACGCAGCGCCTCGTTGGGCAACACGTAATCATTAAAGGAGACGACTTCGACATCCAGTTGATATTTTTCATGAGCGACTTTTTTCACCACATCCCAGATGGCCTGGTCCGGACCGGTGTTAATCGCCACTTTTACTTTACTGTCATCGTCCTGAGAGCAGGCGGTCAACAACAGGCAGGCGCCAGCCAGCAGGGCGGCTACAATTTTTTTCATCTTAAAATTCCTTTTAATTCACAATGATAAATAATAATGATGCCATCCATTGGAGCACAGCCCTGCATAATGAGGAAATACCGTTATTGAATAACCATATACCCATCCAGACGTCTATTCACATAAAAGCACCTGAGGCGCCTCGCTACGCGCCTGCCACCAGGTGCGCCAGTACCCGGCCACAATATCCGGATGGAAGCGCGCCGCGCTTAGCCGCGCCTGCTGGCGCATCCGGGACTGTTGCTCAGGATGGGTCAGCACCTCAATAAGCGCGTCGGCCAGC
This window encodes:
- a CDS encoding MetQ/NlpA family ABC transporter substrate-binding protein, translated to MKKIVAALLAGACLLLTACSQDDDSKVKVAINTGPDQAIWDVVKKVAHEKYQLDVEVVSFNDYVLPNEALRNKDVDANAFQSIPYLEDQSKERGYQFAILTNTFVYPIAGYSKKLKNLSELPDGATVTISNEATTLGRSLLLLEAKGLIKLKEDVGFLPTTLDITVNPKHLKFVEVDTPQLTRTLDDGNVYLSIINNNFASQIGLSATRDGLFMEDKASPYVNVMVARSEDKDDPRLAKLVEAFRSDEVVKKTEEIYKGDAIKGW